The Hevea brasiliensis isolate MT/VB/25A 57/8 chromosome 1, ASM3005281v1, whole genome shotgun sequence genome has a window encoding:
- the LOC110648430 gene encoding ACT domain-containing protein ACR9 has product MGVPSDDAVVIQKGKKPGEPHVVTVNCPDKTGLACDICRIILDFGLYVTKGDVSTDGKWCYMVFWVIPHSRLLVRWSNLKNRLLSICPSCSVFFYLNQQPPPSTSSPVYLLKFFCLDRKGLLHDVTQALSELELTIQRVKVTTTPDGRVLDLFFITDNMELLHTKERQDETFEQLHAVLGESCISCELQLTGPEYECHQGMSSLSPVIAEELFFCDISDKEIHSQALSPDMTKLKKTNVTIDNSLSPAHTLLQVHCIDQKGLLYDVMRTLKDCNMQIAYGRFSANNNGYRDLDLFIQQKDGKKIVDLEKQNALCSCLKVEMLHPLRVIIANRGPDTELLVANPVELSGKGRPRVFYDVTLALKSLGICIFSAEIGRYSASDREWEFYRFLLEENGKLQLSNIVARNHIVDRVRRTLMGC; this is encoded by the exons ATGGGAGTGCCGAGCGACGACGCGGTTGTCATCCAGAAAGGGAAGAAGCCAGGAGAGCCTCATGTTGTCACCGTTAATTGCCCCGATAAGACTGGTCTCGCTTGCGATATTTGCAGAATAATTCTCGACTTTGGGCTTTACGTCACCAAAGgag ATGTTTCCACTGATGGAAAGTGGTGCTATATGGTATTCTGGGTGATTCCTCATTCTCGCTTGCTCGTAAGATGGTCAAATTTGAAGAACCGTCTTCTATCTATTTGTCCATCGTGTTCAGTCTTCTTTTACTTAAACCAACAGCCCCCGCCATCCACTTCATCTCCAGTTTACTTGTTGAAGTTTTTTTGCCTTGATAGAAAAGGATTACTACATG ATGTTACTCAGGCTCTCTCTGAACTTGAGCTCACAATTCAAAGAGTTAAGGTTACGACTACCCCAGATGGCAGAGTCCTGGACCTCTTCTTCATTACAGATAACAT GGAGTTGCTACACACAAAAGAACGACAAGATGAGACATTTGAACAATTGCATGCTGTGTTAGGCGAATCATGTATCAGCTGTGAACTTCAGCTGACAGGCCCCGAGTACGAGTGTCATCAGGGCATGTCTTCTCTTTCTCCTGTTATTGCAGAAGAATTATTTTTTTGTGACATATCAGATAAAGAAATCCATTCACAAGCTCTTAGTCCTGATATGACGAAATTGAAAAAGACCAATGTAACTATAGACAATTCATTGAGCCCTGCTCATACATTGCTTCAAGTACACTGCATTGATCAAAAGGGTCTACTTTACGATGTAATGAGAACTTTGAAAGACTGCAATATGCAG ATAGCTTATGGTCGATTCTCAGCAAACAACAATGGATATCGTGATTTAGACCTATTTATTCAGCAAAAGGATGGGAAGAAGATAGTGGATCTGGAGAAGCAAAACGCATTGTGTTCTTGCTTGAAGGTTGAAATGCTTCACCCATTACGTGTGATTATTGCAAATCGAGGGCCTGATACTGAACTTCTGGTTGCTAATCCAGTTGAACTATCTGGAAAGGGAAGGCCACGAGTTTTCTATGATGTTACACTTGCTTTAAAATCACTTGGGATCTGTATATTCTCG GCTGAAATAGGAAGATATTCCGCCTCAGATCGTGAATGGGAGTTCTACAGATTTCTTCTAGAGGAGAATGGAAAACTTCAGCTGTCGAATATTGTAGCTAGAAATCACATAGTAGATAGAGTTAGAAGAACACTAATGGGCTGTTGA
- the LOC110648428 gene encoding histone H4 — MSGRGKGGKGLGKGGAKRHRKVLRDNIQGITKPAIRRLARRGGVKRISGLIYEETRGVLKIFLENVIRDAVTYTEHARRKTVTAMDVVYALKRQGRTLYGFGG; from the coding sequence ATGTCGGGTCGTGGAAAGGGTGGGAAGGGTCTGGGAAAGGGAGGAGCCAAGAGGCACAGGAAGGTCCTAAGAGATAACATTCAAGGTATAACTAAGCCTGCAATTCGTCGTTTGGCCCGTAGAGGTGGTGTGAAGAGGATTAGTGGCTTGATTTATGAGGAAACTCGTGGAGTCCTCAAGATCTTCTTGGAGAACGTGATTCGTGATGCTGTTACTTACACTGAGCACGCTAGGAGAAAGACTGTTACTGCCATGGATGTGGTGTATGCCCTCAAGAGGCAGGGAAGGACTCTGTATGGTTTTGGGGGTTAG